TGGAATTTGactgagaaaaaaaaaagtcttaaAACTATATAATAATAGTGATCACACcatgaaaacaaaaaaagaaaatcttGCAATAAAGTGAGAAATTTTATAGGTGgtgttcaataaattaataaaaattatgaacagcAAGCAGTTTCCGGGACCAGGCCATGTAATTAATGGTGAAAAGAAGGCAAAACAAACTTCTCTTTTCTCCATACttagtttataaattaatctaGATTATTAGTTTCAATTAACCCTAATTAGCAACATCTACAAAAAAGGGGGAAAACTGAAGTAAAAAAGAAGTAAAGATGATACCTTTAAAAGCTCTGAGAGATGTCTGCAAAACCTGTAAATATGCCCAACACAGCAGCGACAAGAACAACAACCTAATCAAAGTAAAAACAAACTTCGATTTCACTTCTCTTCCTCAGTCAGGATCAGGAAAGTTAGTTACCACTCTGTAGTAGGATAGGATCATCATCATACATTTTGGGGGAAAAAGAAATACTTAGAACACCCAATTTAATCAGattgaaagaagaagaagaattaattatatatatatataatgatgaAGATATGAATATATTGTTGTTGACATAAGAAACTGATAATTGAATTCATGTTTAAATGTCTAAATCAAAAGACAtggatgatgatgatgacttcCCTTTGTGAATGAATTTTGAAGAAGGTTGAATCGGAGTACCGGTAAAAAGCTTCAACTGCACTTGATGATCATCGGAATCGGTATTATTTATTGGACAATCCATGTTAACCCCAAATAATCTCAGCCTCTTCGCCGCCGCTTTTCCTTGAACCACCGGCACCGATTCATAAACCATCGTCGGCTCCATAACCCTTCCTCCTCCTTGAAATTGCACCATTTGTGGTGGTGGTGCTGCTGCCGACGATCTCATGTACACAATTGTCCCCGAATTCGAACAATTGTACCCATAATTCCCTCCATTCTGATCATTTCCCCTAAAAAGATGCTCCCTTTGTAAATTCATACCCATCGCCGCCGGTGGCCTCATCAGAAGAGGGCTCCATGGGATTGATGACAAGTAATGATGTTGATTCTgctggtggtggtggtggtggtggtggtggtggcggtgttgattatgatcggCTGTATCAGGACGGCGCCTCCAATCAATGTAAAGATTATCCTTACCGGAATCCCCAATTCCGCGTTGAAAAGAGACAATATCTCCGGCGTCAAGCTTCTTATCTTTAACAAAACGGCTCCATCCTTTAGTCATGACATAGCTTTGGCTGCTATTCCAGTAAGAGTAACGAAATCTCCAAACTTTAGCGGTTCTATCCTCGAAATTTAGAAGAAGACCTTTCTCGTTGATTGTTGAATCCAATGGGAAGTATTTTTCTGCGTGCTGTTTTGGGATCACAAGCCGATTTAGCTTTCCTACATCACTTGGAGTCACTACTTTATCAAACATGTGTTCCTTCTCTATCTGAATCGCCGCCGCAGCAGCAGCAGAAGCTTCTTCTTCTCCGGTGAGGcgttgttcttcttcttcttcgtccatAAACTTGGGTGAATCGGAATTGAGGTCTTGGTGGTGGTGAGGGTCGTATTTGGTGCCTAACCATGAACCCATCTGGTGATTGTCGTAGATTTGGGATAAAGATATGAGATTGGGTTTATGGAGGGAGGAAGAAGACGAtggtgaagaagatgaagatgagtaTGAGAATGGGAGCTTAGATTTAGTGATGTTTTCTTCTAATTCGGATGCGAATTCCATGTTCTTCAGGAAGGCATTAATTGGGGGAATTAAGTCATTTTAGGGTTTGGGATTAATGTTagagaagatgaggaagatgatgaagatgaagacgGAGGAGGAGGTGGTTCGTTAGGTAAAGGTGTGAGGAGACAATGAGAGGAGTCGGCGGTGGTTTCTTCTTTGACCCGACCATCAACAACAACACAAGATACTGCAGCTTCCTCCACTTCTTATATCTACtcaaatgtttttttatttttatttttattttattaatgaaTCATGGACACATTCAAGTGGTTAAAGAATATTAACTTcaattaatttaaaagaaaatatatatatatatatatattggttcATAAGGATATGCACCGCTGGCCGCACTGATCATTTCCTTTCGTAGATGGTTTGCATCTTTACAGCAGTCCTACCCTTAGAGCTGAAACCATCTATGAAAAAGAATAGTTACTGCTGTCGGCAATGGATATCCTtacgaataaaaaaaatatatatatttaaaataattgaaGTTCACTTCAATAGTTAGGGTTTATATCGCTTACACTagaagtttaatttatttatttttaaattaaaagtgGAAAACATGACAAATAGTCTGGAATATCCTAACTAGGTTGAACTTTTGGACAATCCAAACCCGAACTCGAATGATATAACATTAATATTGAGAATTTCAATTTACTTATAAAACTTTAATGGAAACATAATTCATCTAAATATTGATAAAGAAACCTCAACCATTAGATAAATTATACAtacaaaaatacatttttaataacataaacaatatatatatatatatatatttcattattataatttaaaaagaCTTTACTTACGAAAATGAGTGTTTATTTGATTCTTCTTTTCgttgttattttttgttttgtcaTTTCAAAAATTAGAATATGAATGTTTGATTAGAATTGACAACAACTACTGACTATAGATGTTTTGAAAAGAAAATCATCTAACTTTATTGGTAAAACAACTAGCTATCACAACAAACAATAAATATGAATAGGAGTCAAATAGATCTATACTCTAACCAATATATTATTAGTCTTAATTATTTGGAGCGTTTTTTTATTCAAgtgttaatatttattattgctATTAGTTGTTTGTTGGTGATGGtaacaataaatatatattaactgttttctttcaaaatagctaactataaatattttttaattttaactaaacaCTTTTCCATCTACCATTTTAAGTAAAACAGTAAAAATGAACTATTAAATGAAGAACCTAGAAAACACTCACTAGTGTAACACATCGACTTGATAGTATGCTAATAGCTAGACATATTCATAAGCTAGGTCAGAGTAAACCTAATCGAAATACAATTGAATCAACATAATATTTACATTGAGTTTGGAATAGTTTAGACAAGTAACAAAATTGATTTCCAAATCTAGCACAACCCacgttatttatatatatttatattaaaaaattaatttaaattaaaattgaaattataaatatgaataataaaatataacaaattaaaaatttaataaatgcaacaaaacaattttatctaattaaaaaatatttaataaaataataagaatcaaataaagataataaaaacatatataaaaacTTGTATAATATAACAACAGGTTAGAAAAATCTCAAATCTAATCCATTATGTATATGTTTGTGCGGATTCAGACTGGATCTGATCGGACTAGatcaatttttaaatatatatatgaggcGAATTTGCGCAGATCGAACGAACCAACGAGTTTATAAACATGTGTAATAATAACTATATGAATAAAGTCAAACATGATTTTTTATTTCAACATGGGTTGTTTTACTAATTATCTATTTTTTATgggaaaaaacataatatagaaagaaaaaaggaaagttGTGAAATATTGAGTAGATATTTAATGCagaaaaaatgtataaaattaaaaatgtaatGGGTAGATCAAAGTTTATACGTGGGGACCTCATGTGTTATCTGGTTGGGCTCATGTGAGCTTGTCATTTTCATCATCCTATCTTCTTCTGTCCTAACCTAACATTTTTACATTACATTACTAACTAATATTTTTCATTATCTTTTCTATTATTATTCCCTTTTGGACTTTTCCTCCTATTAATTAATCATATTTATTTAAGAcacggattagggttttgactgttaattaatttttttaattaattaaattaaacccGTACGGACCAGCCCCCCTGCCCTAGCGAACCAACcaacataaaataaaagaaaagcagaCAAGGATTTTGATTTGTTTAGGTAGTAAGAAAGCTGCATTGTTTTAAATTTCAGGCCGCATGCAGTCACATGAGGCCCACTCCCCTCTTGGCCcacctttctctctctattactatcctttctctctctaaactttAAAACCTAAACTCTGAACTCTACTACGTACCCTTTATCTGAATTTACATATACCTCTCCAACCTAATTTGCAAATTCATTCACATGAAAATTGTGCTATTCTCTGATTGGTATACAATATTGTGGAGATATGGATATAAAACACCGTGCCACAGGAATCGATGAATATGTTCGGATCAAAGATAATGATAGATGATAACTACTTGGACATGTGGATTAATGGAAGACGTGCCAAATCATTAGAATAGTTGTTCCAAAATATATGGTTTAGTATATGTTAAATTTTGGTAGTCCCATCAGAAGGTATACGTCTCTCTATGTCTTTATACGTGTCTGTAATATCAACTAGGGTAAAGAAACTAACTTCTTCCTAAACAAGCATTCGGTATCTTATGAATAGAATAAAATGATTGCGTAGTTAAAGAGATTAACTAATGTTGTCTCAAACCATACataagaaaattatttaataaagaaaaattattttattagatAGTAGATCAATCAGTAGATCAAtcagaaaattattttataaagaaaaagtaaaacaaaacATTGAAGGTACTTATCTTCCGGCTAACAGCCGAAAGAAAACCTCAAAACTTGAACGAAGAAGATGAGAATTTCTTGACGGCTAGGTTTAGGTTTTAACCATTTTTCTGTAGATATACAAGTTTTGAATAACAAGTAAGTCGGGGTGCTTTCATTAAATTTATCTTAACAACAACAAAAGTTAAAATACTttcaaaattaaacttttaaaatcaaataataataataataataataatgtaaaatatgtgtaatttgATCTGTTtcggtttttttacatttttttcaaaccgaaccgaataccgaacaacaacaacaaagccttagtcccgaaatgattcgggaaaCCAAATACAGAAATACACtaaaattaaaaccaatatCGAACCGAAATGTTAAAAAACCAAATTCAATTGGTTCGGTTCGATATACAATTTAAACGAACTGATACACACCCTAAAGTCAAGCATGTAAGCATCACAAACTGCATCATACTCATCTCAAATCAAACCATTAACTCCGATATCACTTGTTTGAATCTAGGAAGCTTCCACCATTTTAGAAAATCTTTGGACCTtgtaaaaatatacatatatatatgagtAACACTACATTTAACCCAAATTTGAAGGTAATAGATTAATATTTCTTCTAAATTATATACTACTACCTTTTACTCATCTAAAATTTTCCAACATGTAATTTTCAATGCCCAATTCCCACTTGCATCTATTGATACATGTTCAACCCAAAGAGTTTCAAATTATAAGTCACATATAATACAACTATAAAGACAATATGTTagtattaaattaataaatgtgAGGCAgtcttttccttttattaaaGTACCTCTTGTCTTAAGGTGAATTAGGAGtaataattaatcaattgaaCATTACACGTAATGAAAAATTAACACGAGTTTATTTTCTTGTCACAGCATTGGTTCGCTCCACAACTTGAATATTTTGTTTTATACGTCCATGTTAAATCATTGAATAAagtgtaaataaataaataaataatcactAGTAGTATAGTATAAAGGAGAGATTATaagttaattaattgttaattagaGTGAAATCTAGGGCAGTGTTACTAATTTCGTCATGTCTTCAAAACAGGGTGACGTCATGTCTCcaatccattaattaattaatgatcaACCATACAAAtacaataattaatttatataatatagtaTGATTAAGCAAATTGACTTGACGAAAAGAAGGCCAAATGCACCATATCTAAATCCACTTAATTGTAAACTGACATTTAGTTTATTGCTCGCATctcaaaattaatattatattaaatgatttataaaaaaaataatatttttttggtcaggacaaaataaataaacaacaaatTGGGAAACCAATTGAAGTAGGTATAGCCAGCAAGCAAGCACCCTTTTTTCGACCTTCTTCTTTGTTGTTATTATAGTTttcgag
The DNA window shown above is from Euphorbia lathyris chromosome 1, ddEupLath1.1, whole genome shotgun sequence and carries:
- the LOC136210897 gene encoding B3 domain-containing transcription factor NGA1-like, whose product is MEFASELEENITKSKLPFSYSSSSSSPSSSSSLHKPNLISLSQIYDNHQMGSWLGTKYDPHHHQDLNSDSPKFMDEEEEEQRLTGEEEASAAAAAAIQIEKEHMFDKVVTPSDVGKLNRLVIPKQHAEKYFPLDSTINEKGLLLNFEDRTAKVWRFRYSYWNSSQSYVMTKGWSRFVKDKKLDAGDIVSFQRGIGDSGKDNLYIDWRRRPDTADHNQHRHHHHHHHHHQQNQHHYLSSIPWSPLLMRPPAAMGMNLQREHLFRGNDQNGGNYGYNCSNSGTIVYMRSSAAAPPPQMVQFQGGGRVMEPTMVYESVPVVQGKAAAKRLRLFGVNMDCPINNTDSDDHQVQLKLFTGTPIQPSSKFIHKGKSSSSSMSFDLDI